The nucleotide sequence TCGAGAGCTTGCTCAACGCCGGCAAGCTGATGGCGCGGCTGGGGGAGGCGACAGAGGATGTCCTGGCCGTGCTCGAACGCGCGAGCGCGACCGTGCCGGAGCGCGCCGAGGCGCTGCACGCCGCGGCCCTGATCTGTCGGCAGCGCGGCGCGTGGGCGCCGGGCCTCGCGGCCGCGGAGCGCGGGCTCGGTCTTCCCTTGCCGGAGGCCGGCCTGTTCCTCCAGCCCTGGATCTACGCGATCGGCCTGCTCGACGAGTTCGCGGTCAACGCCTACTGGGCGGGCCGCGACATGGATTGCCTCGTCGCCTGCGCGATCCTCCTGGCGCGCGACGACCTCGATGCCCCGAGCCGCGCGCGCGTGCGGGCCAACCGCGACTACGCCGAGGACCGCTTGCGGGCGCGCGCTTCCCTCTGGACCGGGACGCTGAAGGACGGCGCCCCTCGGATCGCCGTGGTGACGGCCTACCGCGGGGACGATGCCGAGACGCTGCGGCGCTGCATCGCTTCGGTGGCGGGCCAGAGCGTGGCGGTGGACCACATCCTGATCGCGGACGGCCCGCCGCAGGAGGTGCTGGATCAGGACCTCGCCGCCGGGGTGGCCGACCACATCCGCCTCGGCGGCACGGGCGAGGCGCACGGACGCGCGGCCTGGGCGGCCGGCGGCCTGCTCGCCGCCGCGCGGGGCTATACGGCGATCGGCTTCCTCGATGCCGCAAGCTGGTACGATCCGGACCATATCGAGCGCTGCCTCGTCGCGGCCCTGCGCGTCGGGTTCGAGCGCTGCGGGCTCGTCACGGCCTCCCGCCGGCTCCGGCGGCCCGATCTCAGCGTCATGCCGCTTCCCGAGGAACACCCGGACCGCTTCGTCGATGCGAGCGGCTACCTGTTCCTGCCGGCGGGCTTTCACCTGTTCGGGCATTGGGCGCTGACGCCGGGGCCGCTGGCCGAGATCGACGACCGCCTGTTCCTGCTCGCGGCGAAGGCGAGCGGCCTTGCCGTCGGCCGGACCCGCTCGGCGACGCTCAACGGCATCGCGACCTACGCGGCAGCCTATCGGGACCTGGGCGAGACGCCGCCGGTCGGCGCCCGGGACAAGCCCGATCACGCCCGCTTCCGGGCCTGGATCGAGGCCCTGCCGCCGGAGGCGATCGCCACCCTCCGGCACCGGATCGGGGCCGATCCGCGCGACCTCTACCGGGCCGGTTCTCCCTTCGCGGCAAGCGCCGAGGTTCAGTAGATCCCGCGTCCCGGTCGGAGATGGACAGTGCGAAGGGGGCCTGCGGACGGGCCGTCGATTTGCAACAGCGCCGCGAAAAGCTGCCAATAGAGTTGCCGCCGCCGCCGGTTTCGCGTCTACGATGGGGCGATTGCCCGATGGACTGCCCCGCGATGCGCCTCGTCAGACGGATCTGTTTCGCCGGCTTGGCCGGCGGCCTCGCGCTGAGCCTGCCGGCCTCGGCCCAGCAGATCGGC is from Methylorubrum sp. B1-46 and encodes:
- a CDS encoding glycosyltransferase, translated to MIVRDEAHVVERCLDSVRPLIDGAVIVDTGSRDGTPEIVRAYLDRHGLPGAVLEQPWQDFAHNRSAALAALREDATIEYALVIDADDRLAFAAGFDPAAFKAGLTADVYDLDIHHGGTVYRRPQLFSNRLAFRYRSVLHEFLEVPVTARSHGVAAGLSIVYGGDGARSCDPQKFARDAALLEAALAGEADPFLRARYTFYLAQSLRDSGQFERAIEAYRARAELGFWDQEVFESLLNAGKLMARLGEATEDVLAVLERASATVPERAEALHAAALICRQRGAWAPGLAAAERGLGLPLPEAGLFLQPWIYAIGLLDEFAVNAYWAGRDMDCLVACAILLARDDLDAPSRARVRANRDYAEDRLRARASLWTGTLKDGAPRIAVVTAYRGDDAETLRRCIASVAGQSVAVDHILIADGPPQEVLDQDLAAGVADHIRLGGTGEAHGRAAWAAGGLLAAARGYTAIGFLDAASWYDPDHIERCLVAALRVGFERCGLVTASRRLRRPDLSVMPLPEEHPDRFVDASGYLFLPAGFHLFGHWALTPGPLAEIDDRLFLLAAKASGLAVGRTRSATLNGIATYAAAYRDLGETPPVGARDKPDHARFRAWIEALPPEAIATLRHRIGADPRDLYRAGSPFAASAEVQ